In one window of Frigoriglobus tundricola DNA:
- a CDS encoding cation-translocating P-type ATPase: MKQVSTPGPNNAASADRTTTGPPADSAGGRLGVGSEQERPWHTLSADEVAGALQADATSGLTDGEAARRREQFGPNALAAAKGRSALAILVDQFESLIVVLLLVVTVVAFALGDNVEAVAVLVVVVLNAAVGFLTEWKAEQALTALQQQAVPTAHVVRGGEEHEIPAAELVPGDIVLVAAGSRVPADGRVIECVRLQVAEAALTGESLAVTKTVEPIPDDTAPLGDRRNMAYLGTAVTDGRGRLLVTATGVRTEVGRIGKLIEVAGARDTPLERKLAQLGHALIGVVLALCAVIVLAGWLRGHEFFYMLKVGISLAIAAVPEGLPAVATMTLALGMKRMARMHALVRRLPAVETLGSTTVICTDKTGTLTRDEMTVRVLQLGTRRVDVSGAGYARAGEFRTGGGAIDVRTDAHLTLALRVGALCSDATLDLTGEETVVLGDPTEGALLVAALKAGMSKDDLEREYPRLSEVPFSSESKRMVTVHRTPSGRAVAYVKGAPAVVADASVGAFTGAGVRAMTTEIRQRVLADNHELAGRALRVLALGYKDLPDGYREEDLTGGFVFVGLVGMIDPLRDEAKAAIETCRVAGIRTVMITGDQEATAAEIGRQLGLDRDLQGRPLRTAHGRELADLDAAGWQKVAAEVGVFTRVSPEHKLRIVEALQAAGEVVAMTGDGVNDAPALKQADIGIAMGVKGTEVAKEAAAMVVTDDNFATIVGAVEQGRGIYANILRFVHYLFSCNLAEILVVFIALMVGWPLPLVALQILWLNMITDVFPAMALALEPSNPDAMKRPPRDPGESLVTPRFLWLITWQALLLSGVTLLAFAVGMRWYGAEGSGLRHATTLAFMTLALVQVFHTFNARSQRRSAFTARLFTNAWLWAAVATCLLLQLAAVYTPLLQTVLHTTPLSAADWVAVLTCSLAPVGVVELVKFGRRASEPRARISRARGSP, from the coding sequence ATGAAACAAGTCAGCACGCCCGGTCCGAACAATGCCGCGAGTGCCGACCGCACGACGACGGGTCCCCCCGCCGACTCTGCGGGCGGGCGGCTCGGCGTCGGCAGCGAGCAAGAACGCCCGTGGCACACGCTGTCGGCTGATGAGGTCGCCGGCGCGCTCCAGGCCGACGCGACGAGCGGCCTGACCGACGGCGAGGCGGCCCGGCGGCGCGAGCAGTTTGGCCCGAACGCTCTGGCCGCAGCGAAGGGACGCTCCGCCCTCGCGATCCTCGTGGATCAGTTCGAGAGCCTGATCGTGGTACTGCTCCTCGTGGTCACCGTCGTCGCGTTCGCGCTCGGGGACAACGTCGAGGCGGTCGCCGTCCTGGTGGTCGTCGTCCTGAACGCGGCCGTCGGCTTCCTGACCGAGTGGAAGGCCGAACAGGCGCTCACCGCACTGCAACAGCAGGCGGTGCCTACGGCCCACGTCGTCCGCGGGGGCGAGGAGCACGAGATCCCCGCGGCCGAGCTGGTGCCCGGCGACATCGTCCTCGTCGCCGCCGGGTCGCGTGTGCCCGCCGACGGGCGCGTGATCGAGTGCGTGCGGTTGCAGGTGGCGGAGGCCGCGCTGACGGGAGAGTCACTCGCGGTCACGAAGACCGTCGAACCTATCCCCGACGACACCGCCCCGCTCGGCGACCGGCGGAACATGGCCTACCTGGGCACCGCGGTCACGGACGGCCGCGGCCGGCTCCTCGTGACGGCCACCGGCGTGCGCACCGAGGTGGGCCGGATCGGGAAACTGATCGAGGTGGCCGGCGCCCGTGACACCCCTCTCGAACGCAAACTGGCGCAGCTCGGCCACGCGCTGATCGGCGTCGTCCTGGCCCTCTGCGCGGTCATCGTCCTGGCCGGCTGGCTGCGGGGACACGAGTTCTTTTACATGCTGAAGGTCGGCATCTCGCTGGCCATCGCGGCCGTGCCCGAGGGCCTGCCCGCCGTCGCCACCATGACGCTGGCGCTGGGCATGAAGCGCATGGCCCGCATGCACGCCCTCGTGCGCCGCCTGCCGGCCGTCGAGACGCTGGGTTCGACCACCGTCATCTGCACCGACAAGACCGGCACCCTGACCCGCGACGAGATGACCGTCCGGGTACTGCAACTCGGGACGCGCCGCGTCGATGTGTCGGGCGCGGGGTACGCGCGGGCCGGGGAGTTCCGCACGGGCGGCGGGGCGATTGATGTCCGAACCGACGCGCACCTGACGCTGGCCCTGCGGGTCGGTGCCCTGTGCTCCGACGCGACCCTCGACCTCACCGGCGAGGAAACCGTCGTCCTGGGCGACCCGACGGAAGGGGCGCTGCTCGTCGCAGCCCTCAAGGCCGGGATGAGCAAGGACGATCTGGAGCGGGAGTACCCGCGCCTCAGCGAGGTGCCGTTCAGCAGTGAGTCGAAACGGATGGTTACCGTCCACCGCACCCCGAGCGGGCGGGCGGTCGCCTACGTCAAGGGGGCTCCGGCCGTGGTGGCCGATGCCAGCGTCGGGGCGTTCACCGGCGCGGGCGTCCGGGCGATGACCACCGAGATCCGGCAGCGGGTGCTGGCGGACAATCACGAACTGGCCGGGCGGGCGCTGCGCGTCCTCGCGTTGGGGTACAAAGATTTGCCCGACGGCTATCGCGAGGAGGATCTGACCGGCGGCTTCGTGTTCGTCGGGCTGGTCGGCATGATCGACCCGCTGCGGGATGAGGCGAAGGCGGCCATCGAGACGTGTCGCGTCGCGGGCATCCGCACGGTGATGATCACCGGCGATCAGGAGGCGACGGCCGCCGAGATCGGCCGGCAGCTCGGCCTCGACCGCGATCTCCAGGGGCGCCCGCTGCGGACCGCCCATGGCCGGGAACTGGCCGACCTGGACGCCGCCGGCTGGCAGAAGGTCGCCGCGGAAGTCGGCGTGTTCACCCGCGTTTCCCCCGAGCACAAGCTGCGGATCGTCGAGGCGCTGCAGGCCGCGGGCGAGGTGGTGGCGATGACCGGCGACGGGGTGAACGACGCCCCGGCGCTGAAGCAGGCCGACATCGGCATCGCGATGGGGGTCAAGGGCACCGAGGTGGCCAAGGAAGCGGCGGCCATGGTCGTCACCGACGACAACTTCGCCACCATCGTCGGGGCCGTCGAACAGGGGCGGGGCATCTACGCCAACATCCTCCGCTTCGTTCACTACCTGTTCTCCTGCAATCTGGCGGAGATCCTGGTGGTGTTCATCGCCCTCATGGTGGGCTGGCCGCTACCGCTAGTGGCACTACAGATCCTGTGGCTGAATATGATTACCGACGTGTTCCCCGCGATGGCTCTGGCCCTGGAACCGTCGAACCCGGACGCGATGAAGCGCCCGCCCCGCGACCCCGGGGAGTCGCTCGTGACGCCGCGGTTCCTCTGGCTGATCACCTGGCAGGCCCTGCTCCTGAGCGGGGTGACGCTGCTGGCGTTCGCGGTCGGCATGCGGTGGTACGGCGCCGAGGGCTCCGGCCTGCGGCACGCGACCACGCTGGCCTTCATGACGCTGGCCCTGGTCCAGGTGTTCCACACCTTCAACGCCCGCTCGCAGCGCCGCTCGGCGTTCACCGCCCGGCTGTTCACAAACGCATGGCTCTGGGCGGCGGTGGCGACGTGCCTGCTCCTCCAGTTGGCGGCGGTCTACACGCCGCTGCTGCAAACCGTGCTGCACACCACGCCGCTCTCCGCCGCCGACTGGGTGGCGGTGCTGACCTGTTCCCTGGCCCCGGTCGGCGTGGTCGAGCTGGTCAAGTTCGGCCGGCGGGCGTCCGAACCACGAGCGAGGATCTCAAGAGCAAGGGGTTCTCCCTGA
- a CDS encoding DUF6744 family protein gives MSAGTRLLGEVIAWACPGVSVTHSDLVRALEDAGLDPGVARELAPRHAFSRACKRLSEQRIIRPVAEDAATVKFQFTQESREGDRYEYRLETTLTLDKQTGAVTCELPGLATVAQEELDRCISARTGSDVTKVVQKLFERQADLFPIRPSGGTYFVPQRHAAFIDKTQDLLNRVGGRLLRFPVPAGTAEGDRSVTQAVADGLAAVVAEHRAAVAQFGSDTRGDTLERAAEKIRTTKFKLTAYSEYLAGERDRLDRAVADAERVLRDKVAEIAGEPAVV, from the coding sequence GTGAGCGCAGGCACCCGGCTCCTGGGCGAGGTGATCGCCTGGGCGTGCCCCGGCGTCAGCGTCACCCACTCGGACCTGGTGCGAGCGCTCGAAGACGCCGGCCTGGACCCCGGCGTGGCCCGCGAACTGGCCCCGCGGCACGCGTTCAGCCGCGCGTGCAAGCGGCTCAGCGAGCAGCGCATCATCCGGCCCGTCGCCGAGGACGCGGCCACCGTCAAGTTCCAGTTCACGCAGGAGAGCCGCGAGGGTGACCGCTACGAGTACCGCCTGGAGACCACGCTCACGCTCGACAAGCAGACCGGGGCGGTCACCTGCGAACTGCCCGGCCTCGCCACCGTGGCGCAAGAGGAACTCGACCGCTGCATCTCCGCACGGACGGGCTCCGACGTCACGAAGGTCGTGCAGAAACTGTTCGAGCGGCAAGCGGATCTGTTCCCCATCCGGCCCTCCGGCGGGACGTATTTCGTCCCGCAGCGGCACGCCGCGTTCATCGACAAGACCCAGGACTTGCTCAATCGCGTCGGCGGGCGGCTCTTACGGTTCCCGGTCCCTGCGGGCACCGCGGAGGGCGACCGCTCGGTCACGCAGGCGGTGGCGGACGGGCTGGCCGCGGTGGTCGCCGAGCACCGCGCCGCGGTCGCCCAGTTCGGCAGCGACACGCGAGGCGACACGCTGGAGCGGGCCGCGGAGAAGATCCGCACCACCAAGTTCAAGCTGACCGCGTACAGCGAGTACCTGGCCGGCGAGCGCGACCGGCTCGACCGGGCCGTGGCGGACGCCGAGCGGGTGCTCCGCGACAAAGTCGCCGAGATCGCGGGCGAGCCCGCTGTGGTCTGA
- a CDS encoding GP88 family protein → MLTPGNRKLGGRLIWGFGLPSGTADVCPGMSAACQTHCYAVAVERYRPATAAAYQRNLARTRRRDFVRRVRAFLVAHAVAVVRVHTGGDFYSRGYARRWFRVMQRSPRVTFYFYTRSWRVAAVRAVIEQMAVLPNCVVWYSCDRDTGVPVVVPARVRLAWLATADDDVPPAGLDLVFRIRRLRHRPVAPGGPPVCPSEDGVARPRRVTCDRCGVCWHPARAGRFPLPVIEPAP, encoded by the coding sequence ATGCTCACGCCCGGTAACCGCAAACTCGGCGGTCGGCTGATCTGGGGCTTCGGTCTGCCCTCGGGCACGGCCGACGTGTGCCCCGGAATGTCCGCCGCGTGTCAAACCCACTGTTATGCCGTGGCCGTCGAACGCTACCGCCCGGCCACGGCCGCGGCATACCAACGCAACCTGGCCCGCACCCGCCGGCGCGACTTCGTACGGCGCGTGCGGGCGTTCCTGGTCGCCCACGCGGTCGCCGTCGTCCGGGTCCACACCGGCGGCGACTTCTACAGCCGCGGGTACGCCCGCCGGTGGTTCCGCGTCATGCAGCGCTCGCCGCGGGTCACCTTCTATTTTTACACGCGCTCCTGGCGGGTTGCGGCCGTCCGGGCCGTGATCGAGCAGATGGCGGTCCTCCCGAACTGTGTCGTCTGGTACTCGTGCGACCGCGACACGGGCGTGCCGGTGGTCGTGCCGGCCCGCGTGCGCCTGGCCTGGCTCGCGACCGCGGACGACGACGTGCCCCCGGCCGGACTCGATCTCGTGTTCCGCATCCGCCGGCTCCGGCACCGGCCCGTCGCCCCCGGCGGTCCGCCGGTGTGCCCGAGCGAGGACGGGGTCGCGCGGCCCCGGCGCGTCACGTGCGACCGGTGCGGGGTGTGCTGGCACCCGGCGCGTGCCGGGCGGTTCCCGCTGCCGGTGATCGAACCCGCGCCCTGA
- a CDS encoding ISAzo13 family transposase: MPALTCTGGGTVTAAGLPIVSVDTKKKELIGNFRNGGRSWCRSAPEVDEHDFPSKAVCQAVPFGVYDVTKNAGFVVVGTSYNTPQFAVSAIARWWQAEGRDAYPGADRLLILADGGGGNGSRAGAWKVNLQERLCNRHRLTVTVCHYPPGCSKWNPVEHRLFSQISKNWEGQPLRSLDLMLGYIRGTTTRTGLRVSAELDDATYPKGQKVTRDDLGKVSFKPHADCPIRNYTISPQIADQQA, translated from the coding sequence GTGCCTGCGCTCACGTGCACCGGCGGGGGAACGGTCACGGCAGCGGGCCTGCCGATTGTGAGCGTGGACACCAAGAAGAAGGAACTGATCGGCAACTTCCGGAACGGCGGGCGGAGTTGGTGCCGGAGCGCGCCGGAGGTGGACGAGCACGACTTCCCGAGCAAGGCCGTCTGTCAGGCTGTTCCCTTCGGTGTCTACGATGTGACGAAGAACGCCGGCTTCGTCGTCGTCGGGACGTCTTACAACACGCCGCAGTTCGCGGTCAGCGCGATCGCGCGGTGGTGGCAGGCAGAAGGTCGGGACGCCTACCCCGGAGCCGACCGGCTCCTGATCTTGGCGGACGGCGGCGGCGGAAACGGGAGCCGAGCGGGTGCCTGGAAGGTGAACCTGCAGGAGCGGCTCTGTAATCGACATCGGCTCACCGTGACCGTCTGCCACTACCCGCCGGGGTGCTCGAAGTGGAACCCGGTCGAGCACCGCCTGTTCAGCCAGATCAGTAAGAACTGGGAGGGACAGCCGCTCCGGTCACTCGATCTCATGCTCGGCTACATCCGGGGGACGACCACCCGAACCGGGCTACGCGTGTCCGCCGAACTCGACGACGCCACCTACCCCAAAGGGCAGAAGGTCACGCGAGACGACCTCGGGAAGGTGTCGTTCAAGCCCCACGCGGACTGTCCGATCCGGAACTACACCATCAGCCCACAGATCGCCGATCAGCAGGCTTGA